The genomic DNA TCGAGGCTTCAGTGCCACTGACCCACATGCTGCCCCCCGAAACCGACGGGGCAAATGAAACGCGAAAGGCCCTTACATGAGCCTCCCCTACCGCATCGTGATCGTCGACGATCACCCCATGGTCGCCGAAGGAATACAGTCGATCCTCGAAAGCTACGATGATGTCAATGTCGTCGGCACCCTGACAAACGGCCGCGCGGTGATCGACCAGTTGGATACGCTCGACCCCGATGTCATCCTGATGGATCTGAACATGCCCGAAATCGGCGGGCTGTCTGCCACGGAGATAGTGTTGGAAAAACGCCCCGGTACGCGGATCGTGATCCTGTCGATGCATGACAATCCCGAATATATTTCCTCCGCGCTCAGCCACGGGGCGATGGGATATATCCTCAAGGACGTAC from Sulfitobacter sp. S190 includes the following:
- a CDS encoding response regulator transcription factor produces the protein MSLPYRIVIVDDHPMVAEGIQSILESYDDVNVVGTLTNGRAVIDQLDTLDPDVILMDLNMPEIGGLSATEIVLEKRPGTRIVILSMHDNPEYISSALSHGAMGYILKDVPTDEIKQAIDTVMSGERYLCTGAKGSLAPKEGGTREALTGREQTILLQLAQGQSNKAVALTLDISVRTVETHRKNIKRKLGISSTAGLTRYALEHGVLQGTGADF